In Paralichthys olivaceus isolate ysfri-2021 chromosome 1, ASM2471397v2, whole genome shotgun sequence, the following are encoded in one genomic region:
- the LOC109637291 gene encoding kinesin-like protein KIF23 isoform X6 — translation MQRAGKGKTPRRHGPKKATNTEKDPVGVYCRIRPLGAEDEECCVEMISSSTIQLHAPDGLKANRNGEYKETQYTFKKIFGINTTQLELFEDIAKPLVDDLIDCKNGLLFTYGVTGSGKTFTMTGSPGEGGLLPRSLDMLFNSISSFQAKRFVFKPDEKNGMEIQNQVDALLERQKRDSQQSVPKTPSSRQRADPEFADMISAEEACKSENVDEDCCYSVFVSYVEIYNNYIYDLLEDAPFDPIRPKWLGGGTPVRNNEFIPPQSKILREDQNHNMYVAGCTEVEVKSTEEAFEVFWRGQKKRRTANTQLNRESSRSHSVFTVKLAQAPLDADGDHILQDKNQVNVSQLCLVDLAGSERTSRTRAEGSRLREAGNINQSLMTLRTCMEVLRENQMYGTNKMVPYRDSKVTHLFKNYFDGEGKVRMIVCVNPKADDYEETMLVMRFAEMTQEVEVARPADGPIYVLPAGRRQRNQAFKDELSRRLEERGGHSTSDDPDLLNQLIESLPALPSSEVVDPFDDQTLPRLVEVLEKRRHIRQMISEQFKTKANTLMSMLQQFDNQHNAKETFLHNQQGKLNEKDKMIVTQRTELERLEKKSKMLEYKIDILQKTTDMYEQDKRSLQQELETREQRLQRELSERRRMEQRMHGVVTDTRHKWEKECERRVNAKQLEMQNKLWVKDEKLKQLKAIVTESSSSSGGGGCSTECPEKPARPSREKDRNITQKRSASPSPAPGNVFKTRGGGQAVQFTDIETLTQECPTAPSRKRRSGSAEGPVQRADAENLPPVPSTSSSYGFQKRRKP, via the exons ATGCAGAGAGCAGG CAAAGGCAAGACTCCTCGGAGGCACGGACCGAAGAAGGCAACCAACACAGAGAAAGATCCAGTTGGA GTTTACTGCCGTATACGGCCGCTTGGAGCAGAAGATGAGGAATGTTGTGTGGAGATGATCAGCAGCTCCACTATTCAGCTGCATGCTCCTGATGGTCTTAAAGCCAACCGTAATGGGGAATACAAAGAG ACACAGtacacctttaaaaaaatatttggtaTTAATACCACGCAACTTGAGCTTTTTGAGGATATTGCCAAGCCACTGGTCGATGACCTCATTGACTGCAAGAACg GTCTGCTGTTTACATATGGTGTTACTGGAAGCGGTAAGACCTTCACCATGACCGGCTCTCCTGGGGAAGGTGGACTCCTCCCTCGTTCTTTAGACATGCTCTTCAACAGCATCAGCTCCTTTCAGGCCAAAAGATTT GTGTTTAAACCGGATGAGAAAAATGGGATGGAGATTCAGAATCAGGTTGATGCACTCCTGGAGAGACAGAAGCGAGACAGTCAGCAGTCTGTGCCTAAGACACCATCCTCCAG GCAGAGGGCTGACCCAGAATTTGCAGATATGATCAGCGCAGAGGAGGCGTGTAAATCTGAGAATGTGGACGAGGACTGCTGTTACAGTGTTTTCGTGTCCTACGTCGAGATTTACAACAACTACATCTATGACCTCCTGGAAGATGCTCCGTTTGACCCAATCAGACCAAA GTGGCTCGGTGGAGGCACGCCTGTACGGAACAATGAGTTCAT ACCACCTCAATCCAAGATTCTCCGTGAAGATCAGAATCATAACATGTATGTGGCTGGCTGCACAGAAGTGGAGGTAAAATCTACAGAAGAGGCTTTTGAAGTCTTTTGGAGGG ggcaaaagaaaagaagaacgGCCAACACTCAACTCAACCGTGAATCCAGTCGCTCCCACAGTGTGTTCACGGTGAAGTTGGCCCAAGCCCCACTCGATGCTGATGGGGACCACATTCTACAG GACAAAAACCAGGTGAATGTGAGTCAGCTGTGTCTGGTGGACCTGGCAGGCAGTGAACGCACCAGTAGAACCAGAGCAGAGGGAAGCAGACTCCGTGAAGCTG GTAATATTAATCAGTCTCTCATGACACTGCGCACATGTATGGAAGTCCTGCGGGAAAACCAAATGTATGGAACTAATAAG ATGGTTCCATACAGAGACTCTAAAGTCACACATCTGTTCAAAAACTACTTTGACGGCGAAGGAAAAGTCAGGATGATTGTGTGCGTCAACCCAAAGGCTGATGATTATGAAGAAACTATG CTGGTGATGCGCTTTGCCGAGATGAcccaggaggtggaggtggcgCGACCGGCTGATGGGCCGATCTACGTCCTTCCTGCAGGACGCAGACAAAGAAACCAGGCCTTCAAAGATGAGTTGTCACGTCGACTTGAAGAACGAGGAGGTCACAGTACTTCTG ATGACCCAGATCTGCTGAATCAGCTCATTGAAAGCCTCCCGGCCCTGCCTTCTAGTGAGGTGGTGGACCCATTTGATGATCAGACGCTGCCCCGCCTGGTTGAAGTCCTGGAAAAGAGGCGACACATTCGTCAGATGATATCAGAGCAGTTCAAAACTAAAG ccAATACACTGATGTCCATGCTTCAGCAGTTTGACAACCAGCACAATGCAAAGGAGACTTTCCTACACAATCAACAAGGCAAACTGAACGAGAAAGACAAAATGATCGTCACTCAGAGGACGGAGCTAGAACGACTGGAGAAAAAATCCAAAATGCTGGAATATAAG ATCGATATTCTGCAAAAGACAACAGACATGTATGAGCAGGACAAACGCTCACTTCAGCAGGAGCTGGAGACCCGGGAGCAAAGGCTCCAGAGAGAGCTTTCAGAGAGGAGGCGCATGGAGCAGCGTATGCATGGCGTGGTGACGGACACCAGACACAAGTGGGAGAAGGAGTGT gagAGACGAGTGAATGCCAAGCAGCTGGAGATGCAGAACAAGTTGTGGGTGAAGGATGAAAAGTTGAAACAGCTGAAAGCCATAGTGACAGAGAGCAGTAGCAGCAGCGGCGGTGGCGGTTGTTCCACTGAATGTCCAGAGAAACCCGCGAGGCCCTCTAGAGAGAAGGACCGAAACATCACCCAGAAGAGGTCTGCGTCACCATCACCAGCTCCT
- the LOC109637291 gene encoding kinesin-like protein KIF23 isoform X3: MQRAGKGKTPRRHGPKKATNTEKDPVGVYCRIRPLGAEDEECCVEMISSSTIQLHAPDGLKANRNGEYKETQYTFKKIFGINTTQLELFEDIAKPLVDDLIDCKNGLLFTYGVTGSGKTFTMTGSPGEGGLLPRSLDMLFNSISSFQAKRFVFKPDEKNGMEIQNQVDALLERQKRDSQQSVPKTPSSRQRADPEFADMISAEEACKSENVDEDCCYSVFVSYVEIYNNYIYDLLEDAPFDPIRPKWLGGGTPVRNNEFIPPQSKILREDQNHNMYVAGCTEVEVKSTEEAFEVFWRGQKKRRTANTQLNRESSRSHSVFTVKLAQAPLDADGDHILQDKNQVNVSQLCLVDLAGSERTSRTRAEGSRLREAGNINQSLMTLRTCMEVLRENQMYGTNKMVPYRDSKVTHLFKNYFDGEGKVRMIVCVNPKADDYEETMLVMRFAEMTQEVEVARPADGPIYVLPAGRRQRNQAFKDELSRRLEERGGHSTSDDPDLLNQLIESLPALPSSEVVDPFDDQTLPRLVEVLEKRRHIRQMISEQFKTKANTLMSMLQQFDNQHNAKETFLHNQQGKLNEKDKMIVTQRTELERLEKKSKMLEYKIDILQKTTDMYEQDKRSLQQELETREQRLQRELSERRRMEQRMHGVVTDTRHKWEKECERRVNAKQLEMQNKLWVKDEKLKQLKAIVTESSSSSGGGGCSTECPEKPARPSREKDRNITQKRSASPSPAPDLSQTPSHQNRANVRAVQDPYPTSSSSTSSTSSSAYPSVASSISHWEQRFPVTPQHRSRTPALCHGTSSVGRRRGQHWAKDTEAPATTLVYGLDLEAGRRGNVFKTRGGGQAVQFTDIETLTQECPTAPSRKRRSGSAEGPVQRADAENLPPVPSTSSSYGFQKRRKP, from the exons ATGCAGAGAGCAGG CAAAGGCAAGACTCCTCGGAGGCACGGACCGAAGAAGGCAACCAACACAGAGAAAGATCCAGTTGGA GTTTACTGCCGTATACGGCCGCTTGGAGCAGAAGATGAGGAATGTTGTGTGGAGATGATCAGCAGCTCCACTATTCAGCTGCATGCTCCTGATGGTCTTAAAGCCAACCGTAATGGGGAATACAAAGAG ACACAGtacacctttaaaaaaatatttggtaTTAATACCACGCAACTTGAGCTTTTTGAGGATATTGCCAAGCCACTGGTCGATGACCTCATTGACTGCAAGAACg GTCTGCTGTTTACATATGGTGTTACTGGAAGCGGTAAGACCTTCACCATGACCGGCTCTCCTGGGGAAGGTGGACTCCTCCCTCGTTCTTTAGACATGCTCTTCAACAGCATCAGCTCCTTTCAGGCCAAAAGATTT GTGTTTAAACCGGATGAGAAAAATGGGATGGAGATTCAGAATCAGGTTGATGCACTCCTGGAGAGACAGAAGCGAGACAGTCAGCAGTCTGTGCCTAAGACACCATCCTCCAG GCAGAGGGCTGACCCAGAATTTGCAGATATGATCAGCGCAGAGGAGGCGTGTAAATCTGAGAATGTGGACGAGGACTGCTGTTACAGTGTTTTCGTGTCCTACGTCGAGATTTACAACAACTACATCTATGACCTCCTGGAAGATGCTCCGTTTGACCCAATCAGACCAAA GTGGCTCGGTGGAGGCACGCCTGTACGGAACAATGAGTTCAT ACCACCTCAATCCAAGATTCTCCGTGAAGATCAGAATCATAACATGTATGTGGCTGGCTGCACAGAAGTGGAGGTAAAATCTACAGAAGAGGCTTTTGAAGTCTTTTGGAGGG ggcaaaagaaaagaagaacgGCCAACACTCAACTCAACCGTGAATCCAGTCGCTCCCACAGTGTGTTCACGGTGAAGTTGGCCCAAGCCCCACTCGATGCTGATGGGGACCACATTCTACAG GACAAAAACCAGGTGAATGTGAGTCAGCTGTGTCTGGTGGACCTGGCAGGCAGTGAACGCACCAGTAGAACCAGAGCAGAGGGAAGCAGACTCCGTGAAGCTG GTAATATTAATCAGTCTCTCATGACACTGCGCACATGTATGGAAGTCCTGCGGGAAAACCAAATGTATGGAACTAATAAG ATGGTTCCATACAGAGACTCTAAAGTCACACATCTGTTCAAAAACTACTTTGACGGCGAAGGAAAAGTCAGGATGATTGTGTGCGTCAACCCAAAGGCTGATGATTATGAAGAAACTATG CTGGTGATGCGCTTTGCCGAGATGAcccaggaggtggaggtggcgCGACCGGCTGATGGGCCGATCTACGTCCTTCCTGCAGGACGCAGACAAAGAAACCAGGCCTTCAAAGATGAGTTGTCACGTCGACTTGAAGAACGAGGAGGTCACAGTACTTCTG ATGACCCAGATCTGCTGAATCAGCTCATTGAAAGCCTCCCGGCCCTGCCTTCTAGTGAGGTGGTGGACCCATTTGATGATCAGACGCTGCCCCGCCTGGTTGAAGTCCTGGAAAAGAGGCGACACATTCGTCAGATGATATCAGAGCAGTTCAAAACTAAAG ccAATACACTGATGTCCATGCTTCAGCAGTTTGACAACCAGCACAATGCAAAGGAGACTTTCCTACACAATCAACAAGGCAAACTGAACGAGAAAGACAAAATGATCGTCACTCAGAGGACGGAGCTAGAACGACTGGAGAAAAAATCCAAAATGCTGGAATATAAG ATCGATATTCTGCAAAAGACAACAGACATGTATGAGCAGGACAAACGCTCACTTCAGCAGGAGCTGGAGACCCGGGAGCAAAGGCTCCAGAGAGAGCTTTCAGAGAGGAGGCGCATGGAGCAGCGTATGCATGGCGTGGTGACGGACACCAGACACAAGTGGGAGAAGGAGTGT gagAGACGAGTGAATGCCAAGCAGCTGGAGATGCAGAACAAGTTGTGGGTGAAGGATGAAAAGTTGAAACAGCTGAAAGCCATAGTGACAGAGAGCAGTAGCAGCAGCGGCGGTGGCGGTTGTTCCACTGAATGTCCAGAGAAACCCGCGAGGCCCTCTAGAGAGAAGGACCGAAACATCACCCAGAAGAGGTCTGCGTCACCATCACCAGCTCCT GACTTGAGCCAAACTCCTTCCCACCAAAATCGAGCCAATGTTAGAGCAGTTCAGGACCCTTACcccacctcttcctccagcacttcctctacctcctcttcagCTTACCCTTCAGTGGCCTCCTCCATCTCACATTGGGAGCAGAGGTTCCCTGTGACTCCCCAGCACAGGAGCCGGACTCCCGCCCTATGCCACGGCACCAGCAGCGTGGGTCGCAGGAGAGGCCAGCACTGGGCCAAAGACACTGAGGCCCCTGCTACAACTCTTGTCTATGGGCTAGACCTAGAGGCAGGCAGAAGG